The following coding sequences are from one Melanotaenia boesemani isolate fMelBoe1 chromosome 19, fMelBoe1.pri, whole genome shotgun sequence window:
- the ddx54 gene encoding ATP-dependent RNA helicase DDX54: MGQRKKKLTKKRHTSKREQEPDSDSGDFELAVEMKDDDSPGRKLPRFPAASDCTSDVEPDTRELVRAQNKKKKKSGGFQSMGLSFPVYKGVMKKGYKVPTPIQRKTIPVILDGKDVVAMARTGSGKTAAFLVPMFEKLKAPQAQTGARALILSPTRELALQTMKFTKELGKFTGLKTALILGGDRMEDQFAALHENPDIIIGTPGRLMHVIKEMNLKLHSLEYIVFDEADRLFEMGFAEQLQEVIQRLPETRQTVLFSATLPKMLVEFARAGLTEPVLIRLDVDSKLSDQIKLSFFHLRVDDKAALLLHLLRNVVKPQEQTVVFAATKHHVEYLKELLCSEGIECAYIYSALDQTARKINIGKFVHRKAMVLIVTDVAARGIDIPLLDNVINYNFPSKAKLFLHRVGRVGRAGRSGTSYSMVCTDEIPFVYDLHLFLGRPVQFAAPEHTEDSDSVFGKVPQSILDDEGSHLITAYENSLDLQNLRRVAENAYKQYLKSRPNPSPESIRRVKNTDLSSMGVHPLLGSGLERMELERLQMVDAIKGYKSKSTIFEINSSSKTPASEVMRKKRSKDTRLVDKFSKQREDLAAESRLQQPVNLSSTADSDLTHSTGQENDDLKGVFSEVVSVKRKGLQKDGEDLPKNKKARHTGKDEEFYIPYRPKDFDSERGLSIGGEGSSFDQQASSAVLDLMGDEGDKLNTHKKIMKWDRKRKRFVRETGKEDQKKSRTESGQVINTKKNRKNFYEEWKKKYKVDDAGSGSDGEMGGGNKRPGGGYGRGRRGPKSQRSAVPQVTPGGRRIRSELKTTSQILKQRKIQQKHQFLQNGGMKRIRGKNKQWLQEVKKSGFGRGNQKKGKMKKRL, translated from the exons ATGGgtcaaagaaagaagaaactgacGAAGAAAAGACACACGAGCAAGAGAGAGCAGGAACCTGACTCTGACAGCGGAGACTTCGAGCTTGCTGTTGAAATGAAGGACGATGATTCT CCAGGGAGGAAACTGCCGCGGTTCCCTGCAGCTTCAGATTGCACGTCAGATGTGGAGCCTGACACCCGGGAGCTGGTTAGAgcacaaaacaagaagaagaagaagtctgGAGGGTTTCAGTCCATGG GTCTTAGCTTCCCTGTTTATAAAGGTGTAATGAAGAAGGGTTATAAAGTCCCTACACCCATTCAAAGAAAG ACTATCCCTGTGATACTGGATGGAAAGGATGTGGTAGCTATGGCTAGGACAGGCAGTGGTAAGACAGCTGCCTTCCTGGTGCCCATGTTTGAGAAGCTGAAAGCCCCCCAAGCCCAAACAGGAGCCAGAGCCCTCATCCTGAGTCCCACCAGAGAGTTGGCCTTACAGACCATGAAGTTCACAAAAGAG TTGGGGAAATTCACAGGCCTCAAGACTGCTTTGATTCTTGGTGGAGACAGAATGGAGGATCAGTTTGCAGCTCTTCATGAAAACCCAGACAT AATCATCGGTACCCCTGGTCGTCTCATGCACGTCATCAAGGAGATGAACTTGAAGTTGCACAGTCTGGAGTATATAGTGTTTGATGAAGCCGACAG GTTGTTTGAAATGGGTTTTGCTGAGCAGCTTCAGGAGGTCATCCAAAGGCTCCCAGAGACCAGACAGACTGTCTTGTTCTCTGCCACTCTTCCCAAAATGTTGGTGGAGTTTGCCAGAGCTG GGCTGACAGAACCTGTGCTGATTCGCTTAGATGTTGATTCTAAGCTCAGTGACCAGATTAAG CTGTCATTCTTCCATCTGCGTGTGGACGACAAAGCAGCACTGCTGCTGCACCTCCTGAGGAACGTTGTAAAGCCTCAGGAACAGACGGTGGTTTTTGCTGCTACCAAACACCATGTAGAGTACCTCAAGGAG CTGCTGTGTTCAGAGGGCATCGAGTGTGCCTACATCTACAGTGCCCTTGATCAGACTGCCAGGAAGATCAACATTGGGAAGTTTGTGCATCGGAAAGCCATGGTTCTTATTGTGACTGATGTTGCTGCACGTGGTATAGACATCCCCCTGCTGGACAATGTCATCAACTACAACTTCCCCTCAAAAGCTAAACTCTTCTTGCACAGAGTTG GCCGTGTTGGACGTGCGGGTCGCAGCGGCACATCATACAGTATGGTTTGTACGGATGAGATTCCTTTTGTCTATGATCTCCACCTCTTTCTCGGGAGGCCTGTTCAGTTTGCCGCTCCTGAGCACACAGAGG ATTCAGACAGTGTCTTTGGTAAAGTCCCCCAGAGCATCCTGGATGATGAAGGTTCTCATCTGATCACAGCTTATGAAAACTCTCTGGACCTGCAGAATCTACGCCGTGTCGCAGAGAACGCCTACAAGCAGTACCTCAAATCCAGACCTAACCCCTCCCCAGAGTCCATCAGACGGGTCAAAAACACAGATCTCTCCAGCATGGGTGTCCATCCTTTGCTTG GTTCTGGTTTGGAAAGAATGGAACTGGAGCGGCTTCAAATGGTTGATGCCATCAAGGGCTACAAATCCAAATCG ACAATCTTTGAAATCAACTCAAGCAGCAAGACACCAGCCAGTGAGGTGATGCGGAAGAAACGCTCCAAGGACACACGATTAGTGGACAAATTCAGCAAACAGAGAGAGGACCTGGCTGCAGAAAGCCGGCTGCAGCAGCCCGTCAACCTCTCCTCCACTGCTGACAGCGATTTGACACACAGCACAGGCCAAGAGAACGATGATCTTAAG GGGGTGTTCTCAGAGGTGGTAAGCGTTAAGAGAAAAGGCCTGCAGAAAGATGGGGAAGATCTTCCAAAGAACAAGAAAGCCAGGCACACGGGGAAAGATGAGGAGTTTTACATCCCATACAGACCTAAAGACTTCGACTCTGAGAGAGG GTTGAGCATCGGTGGTGAGGGCAGCAGTTTTGACCAGCAGGCCTCCTCAGCTGTACTCGACCTCATGGGAGACGAGGGTGACAAGTTGAACACGCACAAAAAGATAATGAAATG gGACCGTAAGAGGAAGCGTTTTGTGAGAGAAACGGGGAAAGAGGACCAAAAGAAGAGCAGGACAGAGAGCGGTCAGGTCATCAATacgaagaaaaacaggaaaaactt TTATGAAGAGTGGAAGAAAAAGTACAAAGTTGATGATGCTGGATCTGGGTCAGATGGAGAAATGGGAGGAGGCAATAAGAGGCCAGGAGGAG GTTATGGCCGTGGTCGCCGAGGCCCAAAGTCCCAGCGCTCTGCAGTCCCACAGGTGACGCCTGGTGGCCGCAGAATACGCTCGGAGCTGAAAACAACTTCTCAGATCCTGAAACAACGCA